Proteins from a genomic interval of Candidatus Babela massiliensis:
- the rpmC gene encoding 50S ribosomal protein L29 — protein MNKLKNELKQLSMQELASKVDELRRELFSLRLQDINTSLKDKTQFKKLRRGIACALTYMQQKVNKS, from the coding sequence ATGAATAAATTAAAAAATGAGTTAAAACAGCTTTCAATGCAAGAACTTGCTTCTAAAGTAGACGAATTAAGAAGAGAACTTTTTAGTTTACGTTTACAAGATATCAATACTTCTTTGAAAGATAAAACTCAATTTAAAAAGTTAAGAAGAGGAATTGCTTGCGCATTAACATATATGCAGCAAAAAGTTAATAAAAGTTAA
- the rpsS gene encoding 30S ribosomal protein S19 has product MTRSAKKGPFVDESLLKKVTRAKESKSREVIKTWSRRSMVIPDFVGLTFAVHDGRKFAQVYVTENMVGHRLGEFAPTRTFRLHSGQRKAGAAGK; this is encoded by the coding sequence ATGACTAGATCAGCTAAAAAAGGACCATTTGTTGATGAATCTCTTTTAAAGAAAGTGACTAGAGCTAAAGAAAGCAAGTCAAGAGAAGTAATCAAAACTTGGTCTAGAAGAAGTATGGTTATTCCAGATTTTGTTGGATTAACATTTGCTGTTCATGATGGCCGTAAGTTTGCACAAGTTTATGTAACTGAAAATATGGTTGGTCATAGATTAGGTGAATTTGCTCCAACAAGAACCTTTAGATTACATAGTGGACAGCGTAAAGCAGGCGCCGCTGGAAAATAA
- the rpsH gene encoding 30S ribosomal protein S8 translates to MSIDTIGNFLTIIRNGVMISKRDVSMPYSKIKHEIAQILKDEGFIKDVIVEEDKNNKSFKRLKLFLKYASGESVIHEITRISTPGCRVYESVSKVKPVIGGLGITILTTSKGLMTNKQAKKLAVGGEIICTVW, encoded by the coding sequence ATGTCAATTGATACAATAGGTAATTTTTTAACAATAATTCGCAATGGTGTAATGATATCAAAAAGAGATGTTTCAATGCCTTATTCTAAAATAAAGCATGAAATTGCTCAAATTTTGAAAGACGAAGGCTTTATTAAAGATGTTATTGTCGAAGAAGATAAAAATAACAAATCTTTTAAAAGATTAAAGCTGTTTCTTAAATATGCTTCTGGTGAATCTGTTATTCATGAAATAACTAGAATTAGTACGCCAGGATGCAGAGTTTATGAAAGTGTTTCTAAAGTCAAACCTGTAATAGGTGGGCTTGGTATTACTATATTAACTACCAGTAAAGGTTTAATGACCAACAAACAAGCTAAAAAACTTGCTGTTGGCGGCGAAATTATTTGTACAGTTTGGTAA
- the rplX gene encoding 50S ribosomal protein L24 — translation MMQIKKNDTVIVIAGKDKSKQGTVIAILPKKGLIKVKDVALATKHKKARRQGEASQIKREESYINISNVMLLSTDSKPCRVNFKVSEDGKKARVCKRTNEIL, via the coding sequence ATGATGCAAATAAAAAAAAATGACACTGTAATAGTCATTGCAGGTAAAGATAAATCAAAGCAAGGTACGGTTATTGCTATTTTACCTAAAAAAGGTCTTATAAAAGTTAAGGATGTAGCTTTAGCGACTAAGCATAAAAAAGCTAGACGTCAAGGTGAAGCTTCTCAAATTAAAAGAGAAGAAAGTTATATAAACATATCCAATGTTATGCTTTTATCAACAGATTCTAAGCCTTGTAGAGTAAATTTTAAGGTTAGTGAAGATGGTAAAAAAGCTCGTGTATGTAAACGTACAAATGAGATTTTGTGA
- a CDS encoding 50S ribosomal protein L6 gives MSKIGRKPIDIGNTQVEVKDNKVYYKGKLAEGIHELPEILVADLKDKNLYLTPNPKKIVRDTNMFWGLHRALVANKIKGSDLGFEKVLRINGLGYKAVLTGSKIQFSLGYSHKIDFELPSEVKLEIDKSGQVLTFKSPHKDLLGQVCSNVRALRPPEPYKGTGIKYETEVILRKIGKKAK, from the coding sequence ATGTCAAAAATAGGAAGAAAGCCTATTGATATAGGCAATACCCAGGTTGAAGTTAAAGATAATAAAGTTTATTATAAAGGTAAGTTAGCTGAAGGCATTCATGAATTGCCGGAAATTTTAGTAGCAGACCTGAAAGATAAAAATTTATATTTGACTCCGAATCCTAAAAAAATAGTTAGAGATACTAATATGTTTTGGGGGCTTCATAGAGCTTTAGTTGCAAATAAAATCAAGGGCTCTGATTTAGGTTTTGAAAAAGTTTTAAGAATTAATGGATTAGGATATAAAGCTGTTTTAACAGGATCCAAAATTCAATTTTCTTTAGGCTATAGCCATAAAATAGATTTTGAATTGCCAAGTGAGGTAAAGTTAGAAATCGATAAGTCTGGTCAAGTTTTGACCTTTAAATCACCTCATAAAGATTTACTTGGTCAAGTATGTAGCAACGTAAGAGCTTTAAGGCCACCAGAACCATATAAAGGTACTGGTATTAAATATGAAACAGAAGTTATTTTACGTAAAATAGGTAAAAAAGCTAAATAA
- the rpsQ gene encoding 30S ribosomal protein S17 gives MSENKEIKTKFVLTGEVISDKMDKTVVVRVERTFMHPRYQKIMRSFKKYKVHDENESARLGDIVEFYEGRPLSKTKYMYLSRILKSTDLSH, from the coding sequence ATGTCAGAAAATAAAGAAATAAAAACAAAATTTGTACTTACAGGCGAAGTTATTTCTGATAAAATGGATAAAACTGTAGTTGTACGTGTAGAACGTACATTTATGCATCCAAGATATCAGAAAATAATGCGTTCCTTTAAAAAATATAAAGTTCATGATGAGAATGAAAGTGCAAGATTAGGTGATATAGTTGAATTTTATGAAGGTCGTCCACTTTCAAAAACTAAATATATGTATCTTTCTCGTATTTTAAAATCTACTGATTTGTCTCACTAA
- the rplR gene encoding 50S ribosomal protein L18 — MANRTQSRALRVRKKIKLSEHLRVSVFRSLNQIYAQVIDDAKGTTLTSHSSLGIEKSQEGKQDVAHKVGLELAKKALGLGIKKVVFDRGSYLFHGRVKSLAQGLREGGLEL; from the coding sequence ATTGCTAATAGAACTCAATCTAGAGCATTAAGAGTTAGAAAAAAAATTAAGTTATCTGAGCATTTAAGAGTCTCAGTATTTAGAAGTTTAAATCAAATTTATGCTCAAGTTATTGATGATGCAAAAGGAACAACATTGACAAGCCATTCTTCTTTAGGGATCGAAAAATCTCAAGAAGGCAAGCAAGATGTTGCTCATAAAGTAGGTTTAGAACTTGCAAAAAAAGCATTAGGCCTAGGTATAAAAAAAGTGGTTTTTGATAGAGGTTCTTACCTATTTCACGGTAGAGTAAAATCTCTTGCTCAAGGATTAAGAGAAGGCGGCTTGGAATTATAA
- the rpsE gene encoding 30S ribosomal protein S5, which produces MAEKTKEYVDKVVSVNRVTKVTKGGKRFSFSAFVVSGDQQGRVGMGIGKSREVSSAIAKATAKARKSMIAISLRDTTVPYNVLGKHGASKVIICSAYKGTGVIAGGVMRKVMEVVGIKDVLAKSLGSTCGLNVVKATFNALSKCRSAEYLAKLRGKTVKQITKE; this is translated from the coding sequence ATGGCAGAAAAAACTAAAGAATATGTAGATAAAGTAGTTAGTGTCAATAGGGTTACCAAAGTGACTAAAGGTGGAAAAAGATTTTCTTTTTCTGCTTTTGTAGTCTCTGGAGATCAACAAGGCCGTGTAGGCATGGGTATTGGCAAGAGCAGAGAGGTATCTTCCGCTATAGCAAAAGCTACTGCTAAAGCAAGAAAAAGTATGATAGCTATCTCATTAAGAGATACTACCGTACCTTATAATGTTCTTGGTAAGCATGGAGCATCAAAAGTAATAATATGTTCTGCTTATAAAGGAACTGGGGTTATTGCTGGTGGCGTAATGCGAAAAGTTATGGAAGTTGTTGGAATTAAAGATGTTCTTGCAAAGTCATTAGGTTCTACTTGTGGTCTTAATGTAGTAAAAGCAACTTTTAATGCTTTATCTAAATGCAGATCAGCTGAATATTTGGCTAAGTTGCGAGGTAAAACTGTTAAGCAAATTACTAAGGAGTAA
- a CDS encoding type Z 30S ribosomal protein S14 → MARKALIEKANKVPKFAVRKHNRCQLCGRPRGFIRMFQLCRLCFRDLALKGFLPGVKKTSW, encoded by the coding sequence ATGGCTCGTAAAGCGTTAATAGAAAAAGCAAATAAAGTACCTAAATTTGCTGTTAGAAAACATAATAGATGCCAATTGTGTGGTCGTCCTAGAGGTTTTATACGCATGTTTCAGTTGTGTCGTCTTTGCTTTAGGGACCTTGCATTAAAAGGGTTCTTACCTGGTGTCAAAAAAACAAGTTGGTAA
- the rplV gene encoding 50S ribosomal protein L22, with translation MQFIAKARYVWYSPYKLRPIADVVRGKDVVYALNWLTTYRTQRAVAIKKVIESAAANAKNNGSVALDLLKIKEIRIDQGPVHRYFKPGAMGRATEQRKRLCHLSVILETKA, from the coding sequence ATGCAATTTATAGCAAAAGCGCGATATGTCTGGTATTCCCCTTATAAGCTTAGGCCTATAGCAGATGTTGTACGAGGTAAAGATGTTGTTTATGCCTTAAATTGGCTTACTACATATCGTACACAAAGAGCTGTTGCAATTAAAAAAGTTATTGAATCAGCTGCTGCAAATGCTAAAAATAATGGTAGTGTGGCTCTTGATCTTTTAAAGATTAAAGAAATTAGAATAGATCAAGGCCCGGTTCATCGTTATTTCAAGCCTGGAGCTATGGGACGTGCGACAGAACAGCGCAAAAGGTTATGTCATTTAAGTGTAATTTTAGAAACTAAAGCTTAA
- a CDS encoding 50S ribosomal protein L23, protein MDLTIYDIIKGQRITEKAYRLNKELKKLVLDIHPHANKPWVAEALKKLFNVEAEKIAIVVSKGKNKRIGRHKFRSNNGKKAIVTLRQGYSVDMMDLQNTEIQEDIGSQVDRE, encoded by the coding sequence ATGGATTTAACTATTTACGACATAATTAAAGGTCAAAGAATTACAGAAAAAGCCTATAGATTAAATAAAGAATTGAAAAAGTTAGTATTAGATATTCATCCTCATGCTAATAAACCATGGGTTGCAGAAGCATTAAAGAAATTATTTAATGTAGAAGCTGAAAAAATAGCCATAGTTGTATCTAAAGGGAAGAATAAGAGAATTGGCCGTCATAAATTTAGATCTAATAATGGCAAAAAAGCCATTGTTACTTTAAGACAAGGTTACTCTGTTGATATGATGGATCTTCAAAATACTGAAATTCAAGAAGATATAGGCTCTCAGGTAGACAGAGAATAA
- the rplP gene encoding 50S ribosomal protein L16, which translates to MLMPKKIKYRKVQKGRMAGLSKGARSLEFGEYGLQAVEPSWVTAQQIEAVRVTLSRKLKKIGRLYIRLFPDKPVTKKPAETRMGKGKGNVELWVSVVKRDRIMFEIAGLDEMSAKAALKAAAYKLPMKTRIIKKDLVQNSED; encoded by the coding sequence ATGTTAATGCCGAAAAAAATAAAATATCGTAAAGTTCAAAAGGGCCGTATGGCTGGTCTTTCCAAAGGAGCTCGTTCTTTAGAGTTTGGTGAATACGGCTTACAGGCTGTAGAACCATCTTGGGTTACTGCGCAGCAAATCGAAGCTGTTAGAGTGACTTTATCAAGAAAGCTTAAAAAAATTGGAAGACTATATATAAGGTTATTTCCTGATAAACCTGTTACTAAAAAACCTGCAGAAACACGTATGGGTAAAGGTAAGGGTAACGTTGAATTATGGGTATCTGTAGTAAAACGTGATAGAATTATGTTTGAAATAGCAGGCTTAGATGAAATGTCTGCTAAAGCAGCACTCAAAGCCGCTGCTTATAAGTTACCTATGAAAACAAGAATTATTAAAAAAGATTTAGTTCAAAATTCTGAAGACTAA
- the rplD gene encoding 50S ribosomal protein L4, protein MANIKASESELSKVVSVNDLQLDSNNKVEISNVGYSQCVRVLLQNWRQGTVGCKDRSEVSYSTRKPWKQKGTGRARAGSLKSPLWRKGGVTFGPQPRTRVLEVPKKLRNKVFSSLFWNFLENQNLISLNWTVEEKPKTSSAYNALKNANLHDKKIVLFVSKDDYLVHSSFANIPNVRMLLYDQPNAYDLSYGDCWVLLNKDIDAFKEMVSLWI, encoded by the coding sequence ATGGCTAATATTAAAGCATCTGAATCAGAATTAAGTAAAGTTGTATCTGTAAATGATTTACAACTTGATAGTAATAATAAAGTTGAGATATCTAATGTAGGATATTCTCAATGTGTACGTGTACTTTTGCAAAATTGGCGTCAAGGTACTGTTGGATGTAAAGATAGATCTGAAGTATCTTATTCAACAAGAAAGCCATGGAAGCAAAAAGGGACAGGCCGAGCAAGAGCCGGTAGTTTAAAATCTCCATTATGGAGAAAAGGTGGTGTGACTTTTGGTCCACAACCAAGAACTAGAGTTTTAGAAGTCCCTAAGAAATTAAGAAATAAAGTATTTAGTTCTTTATTTTGGAATTTCTTAGAAAATCAAAATTTAATAAGTTTGAATTGGACTGTTGAAGAAAAACCAAAAACTTCTAGTGCATATAATGCTTTAAAAAATGCTAATTTGCATGATAAAAAAATAGTTTTATTTGTTTCTAAGGACGATTACTTAGTACATTCTTCATTTGCAAATATTCCAAATGTACGTATGTTACTTTATGATCAACCAAATGCATATGATTTATCATATGGTGATTGTTGGGTTCTTTTGAATAAAGATATAGACGCATTTAAAGAAATGGTTAGCTTATGGATTTAA
- the rplN gene encoding 50S ribosomal protein L14 has protein sequence MLQKESYLEVADNSGAQLLQCIHLVGSTRKRYAYIADIIKCAVKKAIPGGQVKKGDVVTAVVVRARKETRRADGSYIRFGDNAAVIIKSVDDITPVGSRIFGPIARELRAKNFAKIISLAPEVL, from the coding sequence ATGTTACAAAAAGAATCATACTTAGAAGTTGCCGATAATTCAGGTGCTCAATTATTACAATGTATTCATTTAGTAGGTAGCACCCGAAAAAGATATGCTTATATAGCAGACATTATAAAATGTGCTGTAAAAAAAGCAATTCCTGGTGGTCAGGTTAAAAAGGGAGACGTGGTAACTGCAGTAGTTGTAAGAGCACGTAAAGAAACCCGTCGTGCTGATGGTAGTTATATTCGTTTTGGTGATAATGCTGCTGTTATAATCAAATCAGTTGATGATATTACACCAGTAGGTTCACGTATATTTGGACCTATTGCAAGGGAATTACGCGCCAAGAATTTTGCAAAAATAATATCTTTAGCACCAGAAGTATTATAA
- the rplE gene encoding 50S ribosomal protein L5 produces the protein MSKNASDVVKKSRLEELYVNKLRPELQKNLNLSNIMEVPKLDKIVINVGVKEAVADSRILNTVIQTIDSIAGQKSVKTLAKKSIAGFKIREDMPIGVRVTLRRKKMYDFLDKLINIALPKVRDFQGVPTKFDGRGNYNLGIKEWIIFPEVDSNIEKTFGLNITICMTGGSNANSYELLKVFGMPFKRN, from the coding sequence ATGAGTAAAAATGCATCTGATGTTGTAAAAAAATCTCGTTTAGAAGAGTTATATGTAAATAAACTCCGACCAGAATTACAAAAAAATTTGAATCTTTCTAATATAATGGAAGTTCCAAAATTAGATAAAATTGTGATAAACGTTGGTGTTAAAGAAGCGGTTGCAGATAGCCGTATTTTAAATACAGTTATTCAGACAATTGATAGTATTGCTGGTCAAAAGTCTGTTAAAACTTTGGCAAAGAAATCTATTGCTGGATTTAAGATTCGTGAAGATATGCCTATTGGTGTTAGAGTTACATTAAGACGCAAAAAAATGTACGATTTTTTAGACAAGTTAATAAATATAGCTTTACCTAAAGTTAGAGATTTTCAAGGTGTACCAACTAAGTTTGATGGCAGAGGTAATTATAATCTAGGTATAAAAGAATGGATTATTTTCCCTGAAGTTGACTCAAATATAGAAAAGACTTTTGGTTTAAATATAACTATTTGTATGACCGGAGGCAGTAATGCTAACTCTTACGAGTTGCTTAAAGTTTTTGGTATGCCGTTTAAACGAAATTAA
- the rpsC gene encoding 30S ribosomal protein S3, translated as MGQKVNPIGFRLGVYRSWPSRWFARRENYSKLLLEDIKIRNFIEKNLANAEISKVEIERAGDNNLKVIVYSARPGIVIGRKGQEIDTLRRDLSKLINKANVEVSVQEVKQPELDATIIAKSISEQLEKRGSFKKAMKRAALDVMKSGAKGVKIRCAGRLGGAEIARDEWIRVGSTPLHTLRSDIDYGFVEAHTTYGVIGIKVWICRGEFKIT; from the coding sequence GTGGGACAAAAAGTTAATCCTATAGGATTTCGACTTGGTGTTTACCGTTCTTGGCCTTCTCGATGGTTTGCTCGTCGAGAAAATTATTCCAAGTTATTGCTCGAAGATATTAAAATTAGAAATTTCATTGAGAAAAATCTTGCTAATGCAGAAATTTCAAAAGTAGAAATTGAGCGTGCTGGAGATAATAATTTAAAAGTTATCGTTTATTCAGCAAGGCCGGGTATTGTTATTGGTAGAAAAGGTCAAGAAATAGATACTTTAAGAAGAGACCTATCTAAATTAATTAATAAAGCAAATGTTGAAGTCTCTGTTCAAGAAGTTAAACAACCTGAATTAGATGCGACAATCATTGCTAAAAGTATATCCGAGCAACTAGAAAAAAGAGGCAGTTTTAAAAAGGCTATGAAAAGAGCTGCTCTTGATGTAATGAAAAGTGGTGCCAAGGGTGTAAAAATCCGCTGTGCAGGCCGTTTAGGTGGAGCAGAAATAGCTCGTGATGAGTGGATTAGAGTAGGTTCTACACCTTTACATACTTTAAGATCAGATATTGATTATGGTTTTGTTGAAGCCCATACCACATATGGCGTTATAGGTATTAAAGTCTGGATTTGTCGTGGAGAATTCAAAATAACGTAA
- the rpsJ gene encoding 30S ribosomal protein S10, translated as MKKQKIRLTLKSYDHQLLDKAVKQIVLTVKRTGSQVVGPVPFPNKRRCFTVLRSPHVDKKSREQFELTTHQRLLDIISPSDATMDALMKLNISSGVDVEIK; from the coding sequence ATGAAAAAACAGAAAATTCGTTTAACGCTGAAATCCTACGATCATCAATTATTAGATAAAGCTGTTAAGCAAATTGTTCTAACTGTAAAAAGAACAGGTTCCCAAGTTGTGGGACCTGTACCTTTTCCTAATAAAAGGCGTTGCTTTACAGTACTTAGATCTCCTCATGTTGATAAGAAATCTAGAGAACAATTTGAATTAACCACACATCAACGTCTTTTAGACATTATTTCACCTTCTGATGCAACTATGGATGCTTTAATGAAGCTAAATATTTCATCTGGTGTAGATGTGGAAATTAAATAA
- the tuf gene encoding elongation factor Tu: MAKGTFERKKPHLNTGTIGHVDHGKTTLTAAITTVLSKQGFAEARKFDQIDNAPEEKKRGITIAISHVEYETTNRHYAHVDCPGHADYVKNMITGAAQMDGAILVVSAADGAMPQTREHILLAKNVGVPAIVVFLNKVDMVDDPDMVDMVEEEIRDLLSKYGFPGNEIPVVRGSALKALNGDTSEIGSQAILKLMDALDSYIPEPAREVDKPFLMAVEGVFSIPGRGTVATGRIERGRVKVGEEVELVGFGSNQKTVVTGVEMFRKELSEGQAGDNVGLLLRGVKKEEIERGQILAKPGTVTPHRKFKCEVYVLSKDEGGRHSPFFQGYRPQFYFRTTDVTGVVSLPAGREMVMPGDHVSVSVELISPIAMEKDQRFAIREGGRTVGSGIVTEILD, from the coding sequence ATGGCAAAAGGTACATTCGAACGAAAAAAGCCACATTTAAATACTGGTACTATTGGTCACGTTGACCATGGTAAAACCACTTTGACTGCAGCAATTACTACTGTTCTTTCAAAACAGGGATTTGCTGAAGCAAGAAAATTTGATCAAATAGATAATGCTCCAGAAGAAAAAAAGCGTGGTATTACCATTGCTATTTCACACGTTGAGTATGAAACTACTAATCGTCACTACGCGCACGTTGACTGTCCAGGACATGCTGATTATGTTAAGAACATGATCACCGGTGCTGCTCAGATGGATGGTGCTATATTGGTAGTTTCAGCAGCAGATGGTGCGATGCCTCAAACTCGTGAACATATTCTTCTTGCAAAGAACGTAGGTGTTCCTGCAATAGTAGTTTTCTTGAATAAAGTAGATATGGTTGACGATCCTGATATGGTAGATATGGTTGAAGAAGAAATTAGAGATCTTCTTTCAAAATATGGATTCCCAGGAAATGAAATACCAGTAGTAAGAGGGTCAGCGCTAAAAGCTTTAAACGGCGACACTAGTGAAATAGGTTCTCAAGCTATATTAAAATTAATGGATGCTCTTGACTCATACATTCCTGAACCAGCTCGTGAAGTTGATAAACCATTCTTAATGGCTGTTGAAGGGGTTTTCTCTATTCCTGGACGTGGTACAGTAGCCACAGGAAGAATTGAACGCGGTAGAGTTAAAGTTGGTGAAGAAGTAGAACTAGTAGGGTTTGGTTCTAACCAAAAAACCGTTGTAACTGGTGTTGAAATGTTTAGAAAAGAACTTTCTGAAGGTCAAGCTGGAGATAACGTAGGTCTTTTACTTCGTGGTGTTAAGAAAGAAGAAATAGAAAGAGGACAAATATTAGCTAAGCCTGGAACAGTTACTCCACATAGAAAATTCAAATGTGAAGTATACGTTTTAAGCAAAGATGAAGGTGGTCGTCATAGTCCATTCTTCCAAGGCTATAGACCTCAGTTTTATTTCAGAACAACTGATGTAACTGGTGTAGTTAGCTTACCAGCTGGTCGTGAAATGGTAATGCCTGGTGATCATGTTTCCGTAAGTGTTGAATTAATTTCACCAATTGCGATGGAAAAAGATCAACGCTTTGCTATTCGTGAAGGCGGAAGAACCGTAGGTTCTGGTATTGTCACAGAAATTCTTGATTAG
- the rplC gene encoding 50S ribosomal protein L3, with translation MMEGLWGKKIGMTQVFSSEKKVVPVTAIDISNWYVTQIKTKEKDGYDAVQLGCIKDRYQEQEYSQDWLKHPQKYFKALKEVKLGSTTTDYSLGKVANISDILSEGQYVDIFGITKGAGFQGVVKRHGFAGGRASHGATFGRYPGALSHMRSRGRVIKGKKMPGHMGVEQRVMRNLEIVKIETEAKVVLVKGSVPGKSGSLVFVRKSRHG, from the coding sequence ATGATGGAAGGTCTTTGGGGTAAGAAAATAGGTATGACTCAAGTTTTTTCTAGCGAGAAAAAAGTAGTTCCTGTTACTGCAATTGATATATCCAATTGGTATGTTACACAGATCAAAACTAAAGAAAAAGATGGTTATGATGCTGTACAATTAGGATGTATTAAAGATAGATATCAAGAACAAGAATATTCTCAAGACTGGTTAAAACACCCTCAAAAATATTTTAAAGCTTTGAAAGAAGTTAAATTAGGGTCTACCACAACTGATTATAGTTTAGGTAAAGTTGCTAATATTTCTGATATTTTATCAGAAGGGCAATATGTTGATATATTTGGAATCACTAAAGGTGCTGGATTTCAAGGTGTAGTTAAACGTCATGGTTTTGCGGGTGGACGTGCAAGTCACGGGGCGACTTTCGGTCGTTACCCTGGAGCATTGAGTCATATGAGAAGCCGTGGTCGTGTAATTAAAGGTAAAAAAATGCCTGGTCATATGGGTGTTGAACAACGAGTTATGAGAAACCTTGAAATAGTTAAAATAGAAACTGAAGCTAAAGTTGTTTTAGTTAAAGGATCAGTTCCAGGTAAATCAGGTTCGTTAGTGTTTGTTAGGAAGTCTAGACATGGCTAA
- the rplB gene encoding 50S ribosomal protein L2 — MAIITRKPRNASLRFQTYVDTSDITTTTPEPSLVFGLKKKAGRNAYGRITVRHQGGGAKRKYRIIDFNRSQKNVQGKVATIEYDPNRNVRIGLVIYSNGSKRYILMPKGLSVGSSVYSAENAEPKVGNSLTLRNIPVGFIIHNVEITPLSGGKFARGAGTSVQIVAKGDEYATLKMPSGEIRMIHLDCWATVGELSNADYKNISIGKAGRKRNMGIRPTVRGMAMNPIDHPHGGGEGRSKSGSHPVSPWGKGAKGTRTRKRKNPRILKRRKA; from the coding sequence ATGGCAATTATAACAAGAAAGCCCCGTAATGCTTCATTAAGATTTCAGACATATGTTGATACATCTGATATAACTACTACTACACCAGAACCTAGTTTGGTGTTTGGTCTTAAGAAAAAGGCTGGTAGAAATGCTTATGGTCGTATTACAGTTAGACATCAAGGTGGCGGAGCAAAAAGAAAATATCGTATAATAGATTTTAATCGATCCCAGAAAAATGTTCAGGGTAAGGTAGCTACTATAGAGTATGATCCTAATCGAAATGTTCGTATAGGTTTAGTAATTTATAGCAATGGATCTAAAAGATATATTTTGATGCCTAAAGGATTAAGTGTTGGTTCATCAGTATATTCTGCTGAGAATGCAGAGCCAAAAGTAGGTAATAGTCTTACATTACGTAATATACCTGTTGGTTTTATTATACACAATGTAGAGATTACACCTTTATCTGGAGGAAAATTTGCTCGTGGAGCAGGAACTTCTGTTCAGATAGTTGCTAAAGGCGATGAGTATGCTACACTAAAAATGCCATCTGGTGAAATCAGAATGATTCACTTAGATTGTTGGGCTACTGTAGGTGAATTATCTAATGCTGATTATAAAAATATTAGCATAGGTAAAGCAGGTAGAAAACGTAATATGGGAATTAGACCTACTGTAAGAGGTATGGCAATGAACCCTATAGATCACCCTCATGGTGGTGGTGAAGGACGATCCAAATCTGGTTCTCATCCAGTTAGTCCTTGGGGTAAAGGTGCTAAAGGTACTCGTACTAGAAAGCGTAAAAATCCTCGTATTTTAAAAAGAAGAAAAGCATAG